TTAAAATTATTATTTTTATTGATTGACATACACACATCTCATGAAAAAGCTTAAATTGCTCTAAACACTTATTTCATGGCAGATAGTTCATAAAATTTCTAAAATAAATTTAATATTAATTAAATCCCAATATAGTTCATTCAAGCCTAACAGTCAACGTTTACGTAGGTTGGGTTGAGGAAAGAAACCCAACATTTGCGCGACTTTGAAAAGAAACCAAGATTTACTATGAAATTGCTTAAATAGTTTAGACTTAATTTTTGTTTATAAATAAAGATTGAAATATAGCAAATTACTCAAGTTTGTCTTTGTGTAGTTTAATAGATAATGGTGGGTTACGCTGTCGCTAACCCACCCTACAATTTTGGACAATTTTTGGGAAATCCTTAATCCCTAAACTTGATTAACCCAAATCAAAAAGTAAAAACTCTGTGCTAATGTCGGTACTGATTTGCAGTTTTTCTTCACCACTAATTTGCACACCATCACCGGCTCTGAGTTCCTCACCATTCAAAGTTGCGACACCTTGAGCTATTTGTAACCACGCATAACGATCAGGTTTAACTTGATAATTCACAACATCACCAGCCTCTAAAATAGACGCATACAAATCAACATCTTGGTGAATTGTTACCGCACCATCACGCCCATCTTTAGCCGCAATTAAGCGTAGTTGACCGCGCTTTTCTTCGAGAGGAAATGATTTTTGTTCATATCTGGGTGCTATTCCTTGCTTGTCTGGTAAAATCCAAATTTGCAGCAAGTGCAGTGGCTCAGTTTGCGAAGGATTAAATTCACTGTGAGCGATTCCAGTTCCCGCACTCATTATCTGTGCATCACCAGGACGAATTATGGAACCAGTACCCAAGCTGTCTTTATGCTCAACTGCACCTGATAGGACATAGGTGAGAATTTCCATATCGCGGTGACTGTGGCGCGGAAATCCACCACCAGGGGCGATGCGGTCATCGTTGATTACCCGCAGAGTACGAAATCCCATGCGATCGCGATCGTAAAAACTACCAAAGGAAAATGTATGATAACTATCGAGCCAGCCAAACTCAGCATGACCACGAGCGTTTCTATCATGAATTAAATAGTTAATTGTGTTTTGAGACATCAGATTACCTCGTTGCTATGAATTTTTTTAATCAAAACAACAATATTTTTACTGGTTTTGATTGTTTAATTTGTAGAATTTTGAACTATCTAAATAATAGAATACATACAGATAAAATGAAAAGTACGCACTTAAAAGTGACGTACTTACCAAAAAGATACTATTGGGCTGGAAAACAAAAATGCTTATCTGAGAACGGCTGTTTTTTGAGTCGTACCCGCTTTACCATTCTCACCCTTGATTTCTGCTACTTGCAGATGAGCATCTAAGAACCAGAGTCGTTTGTCAATGGTGCGGGAAATTTCGGTGTAGAGGTCGGCTGTATCAGCATCGCCTAAGTCATCGGTTTTAGCGATCGCATCTCTGATATGTTTGCCATAGGCTGCAAAGCGATCTGCCAAAGCTGCGACATGATCTTTACCTTCTAAAATATCGAAGGGATATTCTGGCAAAATGGAATTACTCGCCGCAGCGCGCGCTGTTCCTAAAGCATAACCACCTAAAGCGGTGACACGTTCCGCGACCATATCAACATACTGTTCTAATTCCCCCGCCAGTTCATCAAATAATTCATGCAGCTGAAAGAAGTCAGTACCCTTAACGTTCCAGTGGGCTTGCTTGGCTTGGGTTTTTAAATCCGAAGTAGCTGCTAAGGTCTGATTGAGAATTACCACGATTTGCACTCGCACTTCAGCAGGAATATCAATGCGGGTAGGGTACAGACGAGATGTAAGTGTGTTGTTGTTAGTCACGATTCTACTTCAATGGGAGCGACACAAACAGTCTACAGATAGTCGATAAGTTTTTGTAACTCCCTCTGGCCAGATGGCATTAATGTCTAAATGAATTATTATCTTTATTTATAATCTTTATTATTAGCCAAAAATTCTCAATTA
This genomic interval from Nodularia sp. LEGE 06071 contains the following:
- a CDS encoding pirin family protein; its protein translation is MSQNTINYLIHDRNARGHAEFGWLDSYHTFSFGSFYDRDRMGFRTLRVINDDRIAPGGGFPRHSHRDMEILTYVLSGAVEHKDSLGTGSIIRPGDAQIMSAGTGIAHSEFNPSQTEPLHLLQIWILPDKQGIAPRYEQKSFPLEEKRGQLRLIAAKDGRDGAVTIHQDVDLYASILEAGDVVNYQVKPDRYAWLQIAQGVATLNGEELRAGDGVQISGEEKLQISTDISTEFLLFDLG
- the dps gene encoding DNA starvation/stationary phase protection protein Dps; translation: MTNNNTLTSRLYPTRIDIPAEVRVQIVVILNQTLAATSDLKTQAKQAHWNVKGTDFFQLHELFDELAGELEQYVDMVAERVTALGGYALGTARAAASNSILPEYPFDILEGKDHVAALADRFAAYGKHIRDAIAKTDDLGDADTADLYTEISRTIDKRLWFLDAHLQVAEIKGENGKAGTTQKTAVLR